The window GAGGGCGGACGGATGGACAGATTTCCGCCATGCGCCTCTGGATTGCCATCGCTGCAGGGTGGGGCCTCGGCCAGTTGCCGAACGCGCCGGTCATGATTCCTCCCGAGGACCCTTCCATCCGGGACCCGGCCGCAGCGGCGCTCCAGGACGCGAACCAGCAGGCGGCGGAAGAGATTGAAGGGCTGAGGCCCCCGGCGGGCTACGTCTATGAGGCGCCGGAGGATGCGTCACCGCGCGACTTCGTGCTGACGCCCGTCCTGCCCGACGGCGCGCCACCGCCGATGCCGGGACAGGTCGCCACCGAGGAGGCCGCGCAGCGCTACGAGCCAGTTCCCTCGCCCCTGGAGGCGCTGCAACAGGAACAGGCCGCGATGGGTGGGAGCGGACAGCAGACGGGGGCTGACGGCACCTCGACGGGCCAGGCCACCACGGGTGGGACGACGAGCGGTGCGGGTGGTTCGGGTGTGACGGGGCAGGACGTGAGTGGATCCGGCACGAGCACCGGCAACACAGGCACGGGTGGCGCCGGCACGACGGGCCCGCAGCAAGACGGCAGCGGAACGCCCCCTGAAAACACCGTCCCCGCGGAACAGCAGAACCTCGGCAACACGGGCGCGACCGCCGCCCAGACGGCACCCCAGCAGGGAACCCCCACGGGCCAGAGCGGCACAGGCACGACCAGCGCAGTCCCCTCCCCTGCCCCCGCGACGCCGGCTTTCATTGGCCGCTCGGAACCCATCGGCCGCTCCGAGCCCATTGGCCGCTCGGAACCCATCGGCCGCTCCGAGCCCATTGGCACGCCGCCCACCGTAGCGCCCGCGAACAACCCGATGGGCACTGGCGGCGCAGGAACGCCGAACACGAATCAGCCGACGCCCGCGCAGCAGATGGAACAACTGAATGAGCGGGTGAAGCAGCTCGAAACCCAGCTCAACGAGCGCGACGCCGACCTCACCGTGAGAAACCAGGCCGTCCAGCTCCAGGTGGACACCTACGGCGACCGCGCGGTCGACGTGGAGCAGGCACGACAGGACCGGCTGACCCAGATTCAGACCGCCAGTCAGTGGATGCTCGCGGCGGACACGGCGCTGGAACAGGGTGAGCTGGACGTCGTCAATGCGCTCGACATCGCCGACAACGCCTTCGTCGACTTGCGTGACAGCGCGGAGGAGGACGGCCAGGGCACGGTCGTCGTCCACGCGGAGCGCGTGCGTGCGCTGCTCAATCTCGCCCGTAACTTCGTCAACAACCGCGACGGATACAATGCCCGGCTCGCCCTCCAGGAGGCAGGCGTCCAGCTGAGCATCCTCCGCGCCGCCAACCTCGAGCGACAGGCCACCGGCAACGTCCTGCTCAATCCGTGAACGACGGCGTCGCCCCCACGGGGGGACTCTGCGGACGGGCGATGAGGTAGCCCTGCACGAAGTCCACCCCGTGCGAGCGGACCCAGCGCAGCTCCTCGTGCGTCTCGATGCCCTCCGCCACCGTGCGGATGCCCAGCGTCCGCGCAATCTCCAGGAGCTTCTCCACGATGGAGCCTTTGTACGGGTCCAGGTGGACGTCACGCACCAGCTCCATGTCCAGCTTGATGATGTCGGGACGCAGCCGGTGGATGAGGTTCAGTGACGAGAAGCCCGCGCCCAGGTCGTCCAGCGCCACCCGGAAACCCGACTTGCGGTAGAAGTCCACGATGCCGCGCAGATGCTCCGCGTCCGCCGTCTGGTCCGTCTCGATGATTTCGAACACCACCCGCTCCGGCGCAATGCCCGCCGCGTGGATGGCCTCCACCGTGGAGCGAAGACAGACCGTGGCGTCGTAGATGGCCGTGGGCGTGAAGTTGATGAAGAGGTGCGTGTCCAGCCCGTGCTTCACCGCCTGCCGGATGGCCGTGGTACGCGCCGCCAGGTCCAGTTGGAACAGCAGGTCCGCCTCGCGCGCCGTCTGCATCATCCGTCCGGGCAGCACCAGCGTGCCGTCCGGCTCCAGGCCTCGCATCAACGCCTCGTGCGCGAAGATGCAGCGGGTGTCCTGCGCATGGACGATGGGCTGGAAGTGCGTGGTGAGCCGCTCCTCGGAGAGCAAATCCACCAGCCACCCCGCGCGCGTCCGCGTGACGAGCCGCTGGAGTGAGCCCACCCGGGGATAGTCACCCAGCCCGGGCTCCGCCGCCCCCGGCATGAACAGCGCCCGGGTGGCCCGCGCCTCCTCCTGCGTGAGCGCGGCCAACAGGTTCGATGCCAGAGGCGACAGCCCCGCCTCCGGCACCCACACCTCGACGCAATGGGCTTCGGCACGCACCTGGACCTCGTGCCGCGCCTCCCGGAGGAAGGACAGCAGCCGGCCCTGGCTGTGCCCCACCGGGCTCCACAGGAACAGACGCCCGGCGCCCTCCGCGAGGGGAGGAAGCGTCTGGCACCTGCCGCAGGACCGCGTCGGGGTGTCGCTCATCCAGACAGCCTACTCCGTCGTCTCGCGGAAGATGAGCAGGCCTCGCGAGGAATCCGTCGCGTACACGAATCCGTCGCCCGGCACGTGCACCTTGCTCAGGCCTTCGAGGAACACGACGCCGTGGCCCGCATCCGTCTCCCGCCAGGTGTTGTAGTAACCCACCTGCTGGGGCGAGCCGGGGACGGACACGTCCACGATGCGCAGGCCATCCTGACCATAGGCCAGGTAGACCTTCGTCCCGGAGAACGCCACCGAGCGGATGGACACCTCCGGGCGCGTCCGGAACTCACCCGTCCGGGCCACCGTGGCCGGCGCGCTCACGTCCAGCACGCTCAGGTGCGCGCCCCAGTCCTCGCCCGCGTCGAATGCGTAGACGCGGTCTCCCACCATGCCGACCGCCGTGGCGGCCGACATGCCGTTGGCGAAGCGGCCCAACAGCTTCGGGCTCGCCGGGTTGGTGACGTCCGAGACGGTCATTCCGAAGGACCAGTTGCTCACGTAGAGCCGGCCGCCCATCGCCGCGACGTGCAGGGGCACCTCCCCCGCCCGGGGCTCCGCGCCCTCGACGAAGTACCGCCTGAGCTGCTTCGGCTCCGCGGGCGTGGCGACGTCGTAGACGTACACCTCCGCGTTGGGCGCGGGCGACGCCGCGTACAGGACGTTTCCGTCCAGCGCGAGGGAGTTCACCTCCACCACGGACTCGGGCACGGAGCGCAGGCGGACAGGTACCGCCGGGTTGGTGATGTCGAACACGGCGATGCCGCTGCGGCGGCTGGCCACATAGAGCGTGTTCCCGTTCACCAGCGCGTCCGTGTAGTAGTCGTTGGACAGCTCGTACTGGCGGACCTGGCGCGGCTGCGAGGGGTCGCTCAGGTCGAAGGTGATGAGGCCCTTGGCCCCCGCCGTCACGTAGGCGTGGCCATGGGCCACCGCGACATTCGTGGCCGTGGCCTCGGTCAGCTTCACCTCGCTGACCAGCTCCACGCCGGACGCCTCTGCTTCACCCGCGCGGCGGCCCAGCCGGATGGCCTCGAAGGTGCCCTTCATGTCCGCGGTGCCATTGGCGCAACGCCGGAAGATGCCCGACATCTGCCCGGGCCCGGACGAGGAACACCCGGCGACGGCGAAGCGCATCGTCACGTTGTTGGAGCCCTGGAACTCGCTGGCCAGGAAGAACGACTCCGGGGTGCTCTGCCGCTCCGTGGCGGCGAGGCCCATCAGCATCTGGGTGTTGCTGCCCCCTCCCGACAACCGCATGGCGGCCGCGGCTCCGGAACCGTCGTTGAGGTTGATGTTGAGGTTCCAGATGCCCTCGGGTTGTACGCCGGAGAGGCTTGAAAGCTGGCAGGCCGACACATCGATGGCCTCGACCTGACACTCCGCCTTGGGAACGGACGGATTGTCATTGCCGCAAGCGGTGGCGAGCGCCAGGGTGCTGGTGAGTGCGAGGAGGCGTTTCATGCCCCCATGCATATCATCCGGCGCCAGCACCCGACGAAACAGCGCGCTCCCCCGGCCTCCGAGGGGGCGATGCCCACTGCCCGTCAAGTAAACGGAAAGAAATCGTCGGGGCGCTTGTATACCGGGACCGCTGGGAGGCAGCCTCCCCAGCAGGTGTAGTCTCGCCGGTACCCCACCCACAGAGGTGCCTTCAGTGAACCCCCGTCCCCTCGCCGCAGCCCTGCTCGTCCTGCTCTTCCCGGGGCTCGCGCTTGCCCAGTTCTACGTCGTGCCCCGAAGACCCGGGAAAACGGCGGTGAACAGCTACGAATTCGAGTGGCGACACACGGACATCCTCGTCGGCCCGGGGGCCACCGGTCTGGCGGAACCTCCCGAGCGGACGGCGCACGAACAACCACCGGAGAGTCCAGGCGGCGCCAACCCGGGCGCGCCCACCACCTCGCCGGACCAGGGCGACACGAAGGCGCCTCCCAGCGGTCCGCCCTCGGAGACGACGGGAGGCACGTCCGAGCCCCAGTCCCAGACGGGGCTGCCCGGCAGCACGCCGGTGGTGCTCGAGGGTGCGACCGACGCGGGCGTGCCGCCCTTGACGATGGGTGAAGACGGGGGCGTCCCGGAGAGTGGCCTGGCGGCCGCCGACGGGGGCGCGGAGGACGGCGGTGCCCTGGCCGCGGCCGATGCGGGGACGGAGGATGGGGGCACGCTCGCGGCCGGTGGTACCGACGGCGGAGAGCAGGACGCGGGCGCCACCTACCTGATGGCCAGCGACGCCGATGACGACGGCGGGACGGTGCTGGGCGGCGGTCAGTCGGTGTTCGCGGGCGCGGACGGCGGCTTCAACTACACCTACGCGAAGTCGCTGGGGGACAAGTCGGGCGGGGTGCGCTTCTACTTCTATGAGCGTGAGCGAATGGTGGCCGAGCGCGCCGCGCCGCTCATCGAGGAGGCCTACCGGTACTTGGTGGACCAGTTCAAGTACGTCCCCACCAAGACGTTCCCGTACATCCTCTACAGCAGCTACCAGGAGTTCCTGCAGACCAACCTCTTCGCCGTGTCCGAGGGCACGCTCGGCCTCACCAGCACCGGCGAGGACCTGAAGCTGACGCTGCCGTACCTGGGCGACCACCGCCTCTTCGAGGAGGTCAGCACCCACGAGCTGGCGCACCAGTTCACCATC is drawn from Myxococcus xanthus and contains these coding sequences:
- a CDS encoding EAL domain-containing protein; this encodes MSDTPTRSCGRCQTLPPLAEGAGRLFLWSPVGHSQGRLLSFLREARHEVQVRAEAHCVEVWVPEAGLSPLASNLLAALTQEEARATRALFMPGAAEPGLGDYPRVGSLQRLVTRTRAGWLVDLLSEERLTTHFQPIVHAQDTRCIFAHEALMRGLEPDGTLVLPGRMMQTAREADLLFQLDLAARTTAIRQAVKHGLDTHLFINFTPTAIYDATVCLRSTVEAIHAAGIAPERVVFEIIETDQTADAEHLRGIVDFYRKSGFRVALDDLGAGFSSLNLIHRLRPDIIKLDMELVRDVHLDPYKGSIVEKLLEIARTLGIRTVAEGIETHEELRWVRSHGVDFVQGYLIARPQSPPVGATPSFTD
- a CDS encoding LVIVD repeat-containing protein yields the protein MKRLLALTSTLALATACGNDNPSVPKAECQVEAIDVSACQLSSLSGVQPEGIWNLNINLNDGSGAAAAMRLSGGGSNTQMLMGLAATERQSTPESFFLASEFQGSNNVTMRFAVAGCSSSGPGQMSGIFRRCANGTADMKGTFEAIRLGRRAGEAEASGVELVSEVKLTEATATNVAVAHGHAYVTAGAKGLITFDLSDPSQPRQVRQYELSNDYYTDALVNGNTLYVASRRSGIAVFDITNPAVPVRLRSVPESVVEVNSLALDGNVLYAASPAPNAEVYVYDVATPAEPKQLRRYFVEGAEPRAGEVPLHVAAMGGRLYVSNWSFGMTVSDVTNPASPKLLGRFANGMSAATAVGMVGDRVYAFDAGEDWGAHLSVLDVSAPATVARTGEFRTRPEVSIRSVAFSGTKVYLAYGQDGLRIVDVSVPGSPQQVGYYNTWRETDAGHGVVFLEGLSKVHVPGDGFVYATDSSRGLLIFRETTE